One region of Mycolicibacterium insubricum genomic DNA includes:
- the gcvH gene encoding glycine cleavage system protein GcvH, producing MSDIPADLQYTAEHEWLRRTGDGTARVGITDYAQAALGDVVFVQLPEAGTALRAGDAFGEVESTKSVSDLYAPVTAKVLAVNADLEASPELVNSDPYGDGWLIEIEVSDETLAEVAATLLDADGYRATLTE from the coding sequence GTGAGCGACATCCCGGCCGATCTGCAATACACCGCCGAGCACGAATGGCTGCGCCGCACCGGCGACGGCACCGCGCGCGTCGGCATCACCGACTACGCGCAGGCCGCCCTGGGCGACGTGGTGTTCGTGCAGCTGCCCGAGGCCGGCACCGCGCTGCGCGCCGGCGACGCGTTCGGCGAAGTGGAGTCGACCAAGTCCGTGTCGGACCTCTACGCCCCGGTCACGGCGAAGGTGCTCGCGGTCAACGCCGACCTGGAGGCCAGTCCCGAACTGGTCAATTCTGACCCGTACGGGGACGGTTGGCTGATCGAGATCGAGGTGTCCGACGAGACACTGGCCGAGGTTGCCGCTACGCTGCTCGACGCCGACGGCTACCGGGCGACCCTCACGGAGTAG
- a CDS encoding DUF881 domain-containing protein, translated as MTGVADVEGSDEDPDRVEPDRDETVPPGDDPGDADAPEPARAPRRRVFGALAVLLCVLLGVAIATQVRQTRSGDTLDTARPADLAVLLNSLQQREAALNAEIAQLQRTLSTLQASGNSDQAAIDNARSRLAALSIMTGTVGATGPGVTITVTDPAQGVAPEVLLDVINELRSAGAETMQIGSGATTVRIGVDSWVLGNPGALQIDGATLSPPYSITAIGDPPTLAAAMNIPGGASDSVERVGGAMTVQQSPRVDVTALRQPKQRQYAQPVK; from the coding sequence GTGACGGGCGTGGCCGACGTCGAGGGCAGCGACGAGGATCCCGACCGGGTCGAACCGGACCGGGACGAGACCGTGCCGCCCGGGGACGATCCTGGGGACGCCGACGCGCCCGAGCCCGCCCGGGCACCGCGCCGGCGGGTGTTCGGGGCGCTGGCGGTGCTGCTGTGCGTGCTGCTCGGCGTGGCCATCGCCACCCAGGTCCGCCAGACCCGCTCCGGGGACACCCTGGACACCGCCCGGCCCGCCGACCTCGCGGTGCTGTTGAATTCGCTGCAGCAGCGCGAAGCGGCACTGAACGCCGAGATCGCCCAGCTCCAGCGCACGCTGAGCACCCTGCAGGCTTCCGGGAACTCCGACCAGGCCGCCATCGACAACGCCCGCTCGCGGCTCGCGGCGCTGTCGATCATGACCGGCACCGTCGGGGCCACCGGACCCGGCGTCACCATCACCGTCACCGACCCGGCTCAGGGGGTGGCCCCGGAGGTCCTGCTCGACGTGATCAACGAGCTGCGCAGTGCGGGCGCGGAAACCATGCAGATCGGTTCCGGCGCAACGACGGTGCGTATCGGCGTCGACAGCTGGGTGCTGGGCAACCCCGGCGCGTTGCAGATCGACGGCGCGACGCTCAGCCCGCCGTACTCGATCACGGCGATCGGCGATCCCCCCACGCTGGCCGCGGCGATGAACATCCCCGGCGGCGCGTCCGACAGTGTCGAACGGGTCGGCGGTGCGATGACGGTGCAACAATCGCCCCGAGTCGACGTGACCGCCTTGCGGCAACCGAAACAGCGCCAATACGCTCAGCCGGTCAAGTGA
- a CDS encoding small basic family protein — MTGIAALVVGIVIGLVFHPNVPDAVQPYLPIAVVAALDAVFGGLRAYLEHIFDAKVFVVSFVFNVLVAALIVWVGDQLGVGSQLTTAIIVVLGIRIFGNAAALRRRLFGA; from the coding sequence ATGACCGGTATTGCCGCGCTGGTGGTCGGGATTGTGATCGGGCTGGTGTTCCACCCGAACGTGCCCGACGCCGTCCAGCCCTATCTGCCCATCGCCGTCGTCGCCGCCCTCGACGCGGTGTTCGGCGGCCTGCGCGCCTATCTGGAGCACATCTTCGACGCCAAGGTCTTCGTGGTGTCCTTCGTGTTCAACGTGCTGGTGGCGGCGCTGATCGTGTGGGTCGGCGACCAGCTGGGCGTCGGCAGCCAGCTGACCACGGCCATCATCGTGGTGCTCGGCATCCGGATCTTCGGCAACGCCGCCGCGCTGCGCCGACGGCTGTTCGGGGCGTGA